A genomic region of Fervidobacterium gondwanense DSM 13020 contains the following coding sequences:
- the uvrB gene encoding excinuclease ABC subunit UvrB translates to MLYELVSDYKPSGDQPQAIEKLVEGLRRGHRFQTLIGVTGSGKTFTMANVIKEIERPVLVISPNKTLAAQLYTEFKSFFPNNKVEFFISYYDYYQPEAYVPTKDLYIEKSADINDVIARMRMSAIKSIMTRRDVVVVASVSAIYACGDPRDFNKLNVKLSVGERVNLNELLKHLVRIGYERKEDVGLTGSFRIRGDTLEIFPTYQDEGIHIELFGDEVDRIYTFDRLNREVLERLDRITIYPTKEYVTTEEKIAVAVKNIEEELQERIAELRRQGKELEAQRLYQRTMNDIELLSTLGYCTGIENYSRHFDGRKPGEPPYSLLDYYDEDYLVIIDESHITIPQLRAMYHGEMSRKKSLVDYGFRLPCAYDNRPLKFEEFLSKVNQVIFVSATPGPFEMEVSEQVVEQIIRPTGLIDPLVEVRPTRYQVDDLVKEIVEVKKRGERALVTVLTKKTAEMLAEYLVEFNIRALYLHSELDAIKRVEVLKKLRSGEIDVVVGVNLLREGLDLPEVSLVAILDADTEGFLRSETTLIQIIGRTARNENGKVLMYADRITQAMQKAIDETNRRRKIQMEYNEKYGIKPQTIIKPMMEDIFAPFKDKEEEYYKVYEDSVFRLRESLSLEDYAALLEEEMYKAASELRYEDAAKIRDELFKVKEELKNKK, encoded by the coding sequence ATGTTATACGAATTAGTGAGCGATTACAAACCTTCCGGTGACCAGCCTCAAGCGATAGAGAAGCTTGTTGAAGGCTTACGAAGAGGTCACAGATTCCAAACGCTCATAGGCGTGACTGGAAGCGGTAAAACATTTACAATGGCGAATGTGATAAAGGAGATAGAACGACCCGTCCTTGTTATTTCGCCAAACAAGACACTCGCAGCGCAGCTCTACACAGAGTTCAAATCGTTTTTCCCAAACAACAAAGTAGAATTCTTCATAAGCTATTACGACTACTACCAACCAGAAGCGTATGTACCAACGAAAGATTTGTACATCGAAAAGAGCGCAGATATAAATGACGTTATTGCAAGGATGAGAATGAGCGCGATTAAATCAATAATGACGAGAAGGGACGTAGTCGTTGTAGCGAGCGTCTCCGCAATCTATGCCTGCGGTGACCCGCGCGATTTCAACAAGCTCAACGTAAAGCTTTCCGTAGGTGAGCGCGTTAACCTCAACGAACTGCTCAAACACCTTGTAAGGATAGGGTACGAGCGTAAAGAAGACGTCGGACTTACGGGGAGCTTCAGAATCAGGGGCGATACGCTCGAAATCTTCCCAACTTATCAGGACGAAGGCATACACATTGAACTTTTTGGCGACGAAGTCGACAGGATTTATACATTCGATAGGTTGAACAGGGAAGTGCTCGAACGCCTCGACAGAATAACGATATATCCAACAAAAGAATACGTGACGACCGAAGAGAAGATTGCCGTTGCTGTGAAGAACATAGAAGAAGAGCTCCAAGAACGCATTGCAGAGTTAAGAAGGCAAGGAAAAGAACTTGAAGCTCAGAGGCTCTATCAAAGAACGATGAACGACATAGAGCTCCTCTCCACACTTGGGTACTGCACGGGTATAGAGAACTATTCGAGACACTTTGACGGAAGAAAACCTGGCGAGCCACCGTATTCGCTACTCGATTACTACGATGAAGACTATCTTGTAATAATCGATGAATCACACATAACGATACCACAGCTCAGAGCGATGTATCACGGGGAGATGTCACGAAAGAAGAGCTTAGTTGACTACGGGTTCAGACTCCCTTGCGCATACGACAACAGGCCTTTGAAATTCGAAGAGTTTCTGAGCAAAGTCAACCAGGTGATATTCGTATCCGCAACGCCGGGACCATTTGAAATGGAAGTCTCAGAACAGGTTGTGGAGCAGATAATACGCCCAACCGGATTGATAGATCCTCTCGTTGAAGTGAGACCAACAAGATATCAAGTCGACGACCTTGTGAAAGAAATAGTAGAAGTCAAGAAGCGTGGAGAGAGGGCGCTCGTAACGGTGCTTACGAAAAAGACCGCGGAGATGCTTGCAGAGTACCTTGTTGAATTCAACATACGCGCTCTCTATTTGCATTCAGAGCTCGATGCGATAAAACGCGTTGAGGTTCTTAAGAAGTTGCGTTCAGGTGAAATCGACGTTGTAGTGGGTGTTAATTTGCTCAGGGAAGGTTTGGACCTGCCGGAAGTTTCACTCGTGGCGATACTTGATGCTGATACAGAAGGCTTCTTGCGAAGCGAAACTACACTGATACAGATAATAGGTAGGACCGCTAGAAATGAAAATGGAAAGGTTCTGATGTACGCAGACAGAATCACACAGGCAATGCAAAAAGCTATAGACGAGACGAACAGGCGAAGAAAGATCCAGATGGAGTACAACGAAAAATACGGCATAAAACCGCAGACCATAATAAAACCGATGATGGAAGACATCTTTGCGCCGTTCAAAGACAAAGAAGAAGAGTACTACAAAGTTTACGAAGACAGCGTTTTCAGACTCAGAGAATCGCTTTCCTTGGAAGACTACGCTGCACTCTTAGAAGAAGAGATGTACAAGGCAGCATCGGAACTCAGATACGAAGACGCGGCTAAAATCAGAGATGAACTTTTTAAAGTGAAAGAGGAACTGAAGAACAAAAAATAA
- the lpdA gene encoding dihydrolipoyl dehydrogenase, whose product MSFDAIVIGGGPGGYVCAIKLAQYGKKVALIEKENLGGTCTNWGCIPTKALLTATHLLDESKEKASKLGLKINVEGFDLSQIMAHANKSITLSRKGIEFLMKKNSITVVKGTAEVVNKNKVRIKETGEEIEGENLVLAHGSMPTIFPPFSDVEGIWTSNDVFLMKELPNSLLIVGGGVIGVEFATFFSSLEVKVKIVELADHILPYEDDDVADEIKKSFARRGVEIKEKSKVTSVRKVDNGYEVTIVDSEGKEEISTVDRVLVAIGRRPNIPEDVKNLGVEIERGVKTDLAMRTNIDGVYAIGDIRGQVMLAHVAMYEGVVAAKNIAGIEAEMDYSAIPSIIFTNPEIASTGLREKDVDKDKVKVYKFPLSANGRARTMLENIGFVKVIADKDDETVLGMSIVSPVATELIMEGVIAVRNKLKAHQLEESIHPHPTLSETLLGALEGVTDKPIHM is encoded by the coding sequence ATGTCTTTCGATGCAATTGTAATCGGTGGTGGACCGGGCGGTTATGTCTGTGCGATAAAGCTCGCACAGTATGGTAAAAAAGTGGCACTCATCGAGAAGGAAAATCTCGGCGGAACTTGTACAAACTGGGGCTGTATTCCTACAAAGGCTCTTTTGACAGCAACACATTTACTCGATGAATCGAAAGAGAAAGCAAGTAAGTTGGGGCTAAAGATTAACGTTGAAGGATTCGACCTTTCACAAATTATGGCACATGCGAATAAGAGCATCACACTGTCGAGAAAGGGTATCGAGTTTTTGATGAAGAAAAATAGCATCACTGTTGTAAAGGGTACTGCTGAGGTTGTAAATAAGAACAAGGTAAGGATTAAGGAAACCGGCGAAGAGATAGAGGGAGAAAATCTCGTCCTTGCACACGGTTCTATGCCAACGATATTCCCACCATTCAGTGATGTTGAGGGGATATGGACAAGCAACGATGTGTTCTTGATGAAGGAACTCCCAAATTCACTGTTGATAGTCGGTGGTGGCGTTATCGGTGTCGAGTTTGCAACGTTCTTTAGCTCATTGGAAGTCAAAGTTAAAATAGTTGAATTGGCAGACCATATCCTACCTTACGAAGATGACGACGTAGCAGACGAGATTAAGAAGTCGTTCGCAAGAAGAGGCGTTGAGATTAAAGAAAAGTCGAAAGTGACAAGCGTGAGGAAGGTAGACAACGGTTACGAAGTAACTATTGTTGATAGCGAGGGTAAGGAAGAAATTTCCACCGTCGACAGAGTCCTCGTTGCAATTGGCAGAAGGCCAAATATCCCGGAAGATGTGAAGAACCTCGGGGTTGAAATCGAGAGGGGAGTTAAAACTGACTTAGCCATGAGAACTAACATAGATGGTGTTTATGCGATAGGTGACATTCGCGGACAAGTTATGCTCGCACACGTCGCAATGTACGAAGGTGTTGTTGCTGCAAAAAATATCGCTGGAATTGAAGCAGAGATGGATTATTCGGCGATTCCATCGATTATCTTCACGAATCCGGAAATTGCCTCGACGGGTTTAAGAGAGAAAGATGTTGACAAAGATAAGGTAAAGGTGTACAAATTCCCGCTCTCAGCGAACGGAAGGGCAAGAACTATGCTTGAAAATATAGGATTTGTAAAAGTGATTGCAGATAAAGACGATGAAACAGTACTGGGCATGTCCATCGTTTCGCCTGTTGCAACTGAACTCATCATGGAAGGCGTAATAGCAGTGAGAAATAAATTGAAAGCACACCAGCTGGAAGAGTCGATCCACCCGCATCCAACGCTGAGTGAGACACTCTTGGGCGCACTTGAAGGCGTAACAGACAAACCGATACATATGTGA
- a CDS encoding MFS transporter encodes MKFSFKRLLLLGFGFFGISLLWPLYNSYVPIFLKDFNLSSTVIGFIMTIDNIFAIVMLPLLGVLSDQTRTRLGRRMPYIFVGAPLAAITFSLIPLTRSWQLLWLMMLNIIFMNFFMALFRSPVIALMPDITPSEYRSQANGVINFMGGIGALLAFFAGKPLYDKNYALPFYVGAIVMVFSQMFVVLFIKEDEKYRIKTGEKIKFENVYKKTMIELSENLKDVFKSKEKSLLMMLLSILLWFIGYNGLETFFTSYAKFQMGIKESTGALVLGFFSLTFMLFAIPAGFIGSKIGRKKTMTIGLIVVLAILVGVFASSLVIRDPGMLTKVFFVLFALGGFGWAMVNVNSLPTIVDMTVEEKVGGYTGLYYFFSMAANIIAPPLAGFFIDKVGYNTLIAFTITFFVLATITLQFVRRGDVKQSGTYSTKETR; translated from the coding sequence GTGAAATTCTCATTTAAAAGGTTATTGTTATTAGGTTTTGGGTTTTTCGGTATCAGCCTGCTCTGGCCGCTGTACAACTCGTACGTACCGATATTTCTCAAGGATTTCAACTTATCATCGACGGTTATAGGCTTTATTATGACTATCGACAATATCTTTGCGATCGTCATGTTGCCACTCTTGGGTGTACTCAGCGACCAGACGAGAACAAGACTCGGAAGGCGCATGCCATACATCTTCGTTGGTGCTCCGCTTGCAGCAATCACATTTTCGCTCATACCTTTGACGAGGTCCTGGCAACTGCTGTGGTTGATGATGCTCAACATCATTTTCATGAACTTCTTCATGGCACTGTTCAGATCTCCCGTCATAGCACTCATGCCAGACATAACCCCATCTGAGTACAGAAGCCAAGCGAACGGAGTTATAAACTTCATGGGCGGAATTGGCGCATTACTTGCATTTTTCGCAGGAAAACCTCTTTATGACAAAAACTACGCACTCCCGTTCTACGTTGGTGCTATCGTCATGGTCTTTTCGCAGATGTTTGTTGTGCTATTCATAAAAGAAGATGAAAAATACAGAATCAAAACGGGTGAGAAGATAAAATTCGAGAACGTTTACAAAAAGACGATGATTGAATTATCTGAGAATTTGAAAGACGTTTTCAAATCGAAAGAAAAGAGTCTTTTAATGATGCTCTTATCGATTCTGCTCTGGTTCATCGGCTACAATGGATTGGAAACTTTCTTTACAAGCTATGCGAAATTCCAAATGGGCATAAAAGAAAGCACGGGCGCTCTCGTGCTCGGGTTCTTCTCGCTAACGTTTATGCTCTTTGCAATTCCAGCTGGGTTCATAGGCTCAAAGATTGGCAGGAAGAAGACGATGACGATAGGCTTAATTGTTGTTCTTGCTATACTCGTCGGTGTTTTTGCTTCATCGTTAGTTATAAGAGATCCAGGAATGCTCACCAAGGTCTTTTTCGTCCTCTTTGCGCTCGGTGGTTTCGGCTGGGCTATGGTTAACGTGAATTCATTGCCCACGATTGTTGATATGACAGTAGAAGAAAAAGTTGGCGGATACACCGGGCTTTACTATTTCTTCTCAATGGCTGCGAATATAATAGCGCCGCCGCTTGCGGGTTTCTTCATAGACAAAGTCGGTTACAATACCTTGATTGCGTTCACTATAACATTCTTTGTATTGGCAACAATAACGCTGCAGTTTGTGAGAAGAGGGGATGTAAAGCAAAGTGGTACATACAGCACAAAAGAAACACGATAA
- a CDS encoding YbjQ family protein, with product MMVVTTDFVPGYEIVETLGIVTGSIVNSKHVGKDIAAAFKTLAGGEIKSYTDLLIESRNIALKRMISEAERLGADAVIGLRFGSSSVMQSAAEILAYGTAVKLRKKE from the coding sequence ATGATGGTTGTAACGACAGATTTTGTGCCCGGCTATGAGATTGTTGAGACCTTGGGAATAGTTACAGGAAGCATAGTCAATTCAAAACACGTTGGGAAAGATATAGCCGCAGCATTTAAAACACTTGCGGGTGGGGAAATAAAGAGCTATACTGACTTGTTAATAGAGAGCAGAAATATTGCGCTTAAAAGGATGATAAGTGAGGCTGAAAGGCTCGGGGCGGATGCCGTAATCGGCCTGAGGTTCGGTTCTTCGTCGGTGATGCAGAGCGCTGCCGAGATTTTGGCTTACGGTACTGCGGTGAAGTTGAGGAAGAAAGAGTGA
- a CDS encoding ABC transporter permease subunit produces the protein MIKGIRKEFNDMKVRFFGTLIVILGLFFILAPFQKFTVSMLEGYMGNPQVEKFLPGSMIERLKEWNFYINTQWYGKNFGQIIPIIGILMAFPLFAREYENGTIAFLLVRRSRKEIYSTKVFMGLVGTVLLVLIGGILPAIFSSIAQKSYEYSVVPKFLIHNIFGALIWYTLSVIFSVLFNDQVKPLLSSLGLLALTTTAGLIKSLKFLNTFSYTLGMSIFNHDKVDIKYTIGIVILSAVFIFFGYLIFDKKEI, from the coding sequence ATGATTAAAGGGATTAGGAAAGAATTCAACGATATGAAAGTAAGGTTCTTCGGTACTCTTATAGTTATACTCGGACTTTTCTTCATACTTGCACCTTTCCAAAAATTCACGGTTTCGATGCTTGAAGGATATATGGGCAATCCGCAGGTCGAAAAATTCCTGCCGGGTTCTATGATTGAAAGGCTAAAAGAATGGAATTTCTACATCAACACCCAATGGTACGGAAAGAATTTTGGTCAGATCATTCCGATTATAGGCATACTGATGGCATTTCCGCTCTTTGCTCGTGAATACGAAAACGGAACGATCGCTTTCCTTTTGGTGAGAAGGAGTAGAAAGGAGATTTACTCAACAAAGGTGTTTATGGGATTAGTGGGTACAGTCTTGCTTGTATTGATAGGAGGGATTCTTCCTGCCATCTTTTCATCAATTGCACAAAAGTCTTACGAATACTCAGTAGTTCCAAAGTTTCTAATTCATAACATCTTCGGCGCGTTGATATGGTATACTTTAAGTGTGATTTTTTCCGTACTTTTCAATGACCAAGTTAAACCGTTACTCTCTTCGCTCGGGCTTCTTGCTTTGACGACGACAGCTGGTTTGATAAAGTCGTTGAAATTCCTTAATACGTTCAGCTACACTCTTGGAATGAGCATTTTCAACCACGACAAAGTTGATATAAAGTACACGATAGGAATAGTTATCTTGAGTGCAGTGTTCATTTTCTTCGGATATCTTATATTCGATAAGAAGGAAATTTGA
- a CDS encoding ABC transporter ATP-binding protein codes for MEKLESKNVLEIKNLKKYYGNIHAVDGISFEVEKGEIFALLGPNGAGKTTTIKCILGLRRKDEGTINLRGSVAYVPEGKELYGSYTVKKMIEVTADVTDEFDKEKCCAYIDKFQIPLNEKVSNLSNGQTTQLYLALVLSQRAELYIFDEPTWGLDPIVRNQVLDMIREIPIAGASVLYTSHILGEVEKVADKVAIMNRGKILEVGYLDDIKERYCAISVPSSTEFQGISGYRYKSTESEDIYIVNKEYALANNFECSPVTFEAIFEALVLNDINLSKE; via the coding sequence ATGGAGAAGTTAGAAAGTAAGAATGTCTTGGAGATCAAGAATTTGAAAAAGTATTATGGAAACATTCATGCAGTTGATGGTATATCTTTTGAGGTTGAAAAAGGCGAGATATTCGCACTGCTTGGTCCAAACGGTGCAGGTAAGACCACGACAATCAAGTGTATTCTTGGACTTAGAAGAAAGGACGAGGGGACTATAAACTTGCGAGGCAGCGTTGCATACGTTCCTGAGGGTAAAGAGCTCTATGGAAGCTATACAGTCAAGAAGATGATAGAAGTCACCGCAGATGTGACAGATGAGTTCGACAAAGAGAAATGCTGTGCATATATCGATAAATTCCAAATTCCGCTCAACGAGAAGGTGTCAAACTTGTCGAACGGACAGACAACTCAGCTGTACCTTGCGTTAGTTCTTTCACAGAGAGCAGAGCTTTATATCTTCGATGAACCAACCTGGGGGCTCGACCCGATAGTGAGAAATCAGGTACTCGACATGATAAGGGAAATTCCTATTGCAGGGGCAAGCGTGCTTTACACAAGTCACATACTTGGTGAGGTTGAAAAAGTCGCTGATAAAGTTGCGATTATGAACAGAGGAAAGATCCTCGAAGTTGGGTATCTCGACGATATAAAGGAAAGATACTGTGCTATAAGCGTACCTTCAAGTACAGAATTCCAAGGCATCAGTGGATATAGATACAAATCTACTGAGAGTGAAGATATTTATATAGTTAATAAAGAATACGCTCTGGCGAATAATTTCGAATGTTCACCAGTAACTTTTGAGGCAATTTTTGAGGCTCTAGTGCTTAACGATATTAATTTGAGTAAAGAGTAG
- a CDS encoding GntR family transcriptional regulator codes for MWFAIDFHSHVPVYVQIKDNIKKLIVSGKFKENDFLPSIRVLSKDIGVNVNTVARAYRELEAEGIIKPERGEGYIVVGVHSEKLKSEKLRELENMLHKCKDIGITRKEIIDILNTVYEVSMESKEGGEDGEVRK; via the coding sequence ATGTGGTTTGCTATTGATTTTCATTCACACGTTCCAGTTTATGTCCAGATAAAAGACAATATCAAAAAGCTAATAGTGAGCGGGAAGTTTAAAGAGAACGATTTTCTGCCTTCGATAAGAGTTCTCTCAAAAGATATAGGTGTTAATGTGAACACCGTAGCGCGTGCGTACAGAGAGCTTGAAGCAGAAGGGATTATAAAGCCGGAACGAGGTGAAGGATACATCGTCGTTGGGGTGCACAGCGAGAAATTGAAATCGGAAAAACTAAGAGAACTTGAGAATATGCTCCACAAATGCAAAGATATTGGAATCACAAGGAAAGAGATAATTGATATTCTCAATACTGTGTACGAAGTTTCTATGGAAAGTAAGGAAGGTGGAGAGGATGGAGAAGTTAGAAAGTAA
- a CDS encoding ABC transporter permease, producing MIWTISFRNFVKHWKIGLLAILGTMVATMLLVGGLSLNDSVSSYLEEKINKNFGEVDFILKDKADTIFLPKALDLERVTEFLKNYPEIKKFVAVKLASVTAKINGKYVDLFAIATTDELEKFIGKRIDGITISSDTAKSFGIDVGEEIEIITAKTTFKVKIQALGTGLLNFRGETASANGTIFLPESMFEEYGVYPLKEANAIFIASNLPVEKHAEFAQKLAKEGSVRVVAGKYRLFTSPLNKIIGYLFIGFSGFTVISSFLFVSSFFGIIVEERKRTLGVLRALGYNSLQMFSVLFIEGFMYLISSEIVGAGAGIFFGRYLLYKINSFRREDDLFAFVQDRIPFDISFRSIIIGIIIAMIVPVIILIYRSLDFARTSASVLYTGRSQEDVSSKLQKGKRITFKTVLFIIGILIILGLTSRISYSYALLVILALLPLLLRKSVTNLVVFVYGVSILAGVYPLLGTGGARELLLRAGLILAGSIYSIFAFIPYIKGLFESMKSVPVVLALSYIDRHKMRNFTMFVIYSVTLILILISAIVPTSISEYIASKKEEGAFGYNFIIIENPIKTFFGSYKYLNDASFTAYFENLVPVQLVEASFLDKKEKYTFIVSDERVFANLVLPNEKLMAKLRKESAQNIPDKSLYLSDKIVKESGKEVTMVLKGVLPGISPKTVETLFIRDVYDPTEALLPMDGVLIWRNKKFFGAINGYVGVVRDPKKALEAQEFVTRKLDGAFYITGEIEKIYASINNLVNLSLQLFQLGFVAGFAGLAIITFRNVYARKKEIGMLKAVGAEGSVVYRMFIYEALAIVSMATVVAILASVFVVRDFSAFIEPLLQSFKIVVPVWKVLATLLGVFAITTIFVSIPANVSQKIPPSEALRVFD from the coding sequence ATGATATGGACAATCTCTTTTAGAAATTTTGTTAAACATTGGAAAATAGGATTATTGGCAATTCTTGGAACGATGGTGGCCACCATGCTCTTAGTCGGTGGCCTTTCTTTGAATGACTCGGTCAGTAGCTATTTGGAAGAGAAGATAAACAAGAACTTCGGTGAGGTTGATTTCATACTGAAAGACAAGGCGGATACGATCTTCTTGCCTAAGGCTCTCGATTTGGAGCGAGTTACTGAATTTCTCAAGAATTATCCCGAGATCAAGAAATTTGTAGCTGTTAAACTTGCCTCGGTAACCGCAAAGATAAACGGTAAATATGTTGATTTATTTGCGATAGCAACAACGGATGAGCTTGAAAAATTCATTGGCAAGAGGATAGATGGAATTACAATCAGTTCTGACACAGCGAAGAGTTTTGGAATTGATGTTGGCGAAGAGATAGAGATAATAACTGCAAAGACAACGTTCAAAGTGAAGATTCAAGCACTCGGCACAGGATTACTGAATTTCCGCGGTGAGACAGCGTCTGCAAACGGTACTATCTTCCTTCCGGAAAGTATGTTCGAAGAATACGGTGTTTACCCGCTTAAAGAGGCGAACGCTATTTTTATAGCATCTAATTTGCCTGTTGAGAAACACGCAGAATTTGCACAAAAACTGGCAAAAGAAGGTAGTGTGCGCGTAGTAGCAGGCAAATACAGACTTTTTACTTCACCGCTGAATAAGATAATAGGTTACTTGTTTATTGGTTTTTCCGGATTCACCGTTATATCAAGCTTCCTATTCGTTTCTTCCTTCTTCGGTATCATCGTTGAGGAACGAAAGCGCACGCTTGGTGTTCTCAGAGCTCTCGGATACAACTCTTTACAGATGTTCTCCGTACTTTTCATAGAAGGATTTATGTATTTAATCTCGTCTGAAATAGTAGGTGCTGGCGCCGGGATATTCTTCGGCAGGTATCTGCTTTATAAGATAAACAGCTTCAGACGTGAAGACGACTTATTCGCATTTGTGCAAGATAGGATACCGTTCGATATAAGTTTCAGGAGTATAATCATCGGGATAATTATCGCTATGATAGTGCCGGTGATTATCCTTATCTACAGGAGTTTGGACTTTGCAAGGACGTCTGCATCGGTCTTGTACACTGGAAGAAGTCAGGAAGATGTGAGTTCGAAGTTACAGAAAGGAAAGAGAATAACATTCAAGACAGTTTTATTCATAATTGGGATACTGATTATACTCGGATTGACATCAAGGATATCTTATTCTTATGCACTGCTTGTTATTCTCGCTCTATTACCTTTGTTGCTGAGAAAATCGGTGACGAATCTTGTTGTGTTCGTCTATGGCGTTTCTATACTTGCAGGCGTTTATCCACTGCTGGGTACAGGTGGTGCACGAGAACTGCTTTTGAGAGCCGGGTTGATCCTTGCTGGAAGTATTTATTCTATCTTTGCGTTCATACCATATATTAAAGGATTGTTTGAGAGCATGAAAAGTGTACCCGTTGTCCTTGCTTTATCCTACATCGACAGGCACAAAATGAGGAATTTTACGATGTTTGTCATATATTCCGTCACACTTATACTCATTCTGATCAGCGCAATTGTTCCAACAAGCATTTCAGAATACATCGCTTCGAAAAAGGAAGAAGGAGCTTTTGGTTACAACTTCATAATAATCGAAAATCCGATAAAGACATTCTTTGGGTCTTATAAATATCTCAACGATGCATCTTTCACGGCTTATTTTGAGAATCTTGTTCCTGTACAGCTTGTTGAGGCATCGTTCTTAGACAAGAAAGAGAAATACACGTTTATAGTCTCAGACGAGCGGGTTTTTGCAAACCTTGTTTTACCAAACGAGAAGTTGATGGCAAAGCTTAGAAAAGAAAGTGCACAAAACATTCCAGATAAATCGTTGTACCTTTCTGATAAGATAGTCAAAGAGTCGGGAAAAGAAGTAACGATGGTTCTTAAGGGTGTACTACCAGGTATTTCGCCAAAAACTGTAGAAACGTTGTTCATTAGAGATGTATACGATCCGACAGAAGCTTTGTTGCCCATGGATGGCGTACTCATATGGCGCAACAAGAAATTTTTTGGAGCTATAAACGGATATGTTGGCGTTGTGAGGGATCCGAAGAAAGCCTTGGAAGCACAAGAATTTGTTACGAGAAAACTCGATGGGGCGTTCTACATAACCGGCGAAATAGAAAAGATTTACGCGTCGATAAACAACCTTGTTAACCTTTCACTCCAACTCTTCCAGCTCGGATTTGTGGCGGGATTTGCAGGCTTGGCGATAATAACCTTCAGGAACGTGTATGCGAGAAAAAAAGAAATTGGTATGCTTAAAGCGGTTGGAGCAGAAGGTAGCGTGGTCTACAGGATGTTCATTTACGAAGCACTGGCGATAGTATCTATGGCAACAGTCGTTGCGATATTGGCAAGCGTGTTTGTGGTAAGAGATTTCTCCGCATTCATTGAACCACTGCTCCAGTCTTTCAAAATCGTAGTTCCTGTTTGGAAAGTACTCGCAACGCTTTTGGGTGTTTTTGCTATAACAACGATATTCGTATCGATACCGGCAAATGTCTCGCAGAAAATTCCACCTTCAGAAGCACTACGAGTTTTCGATTAA
- the rpoD gene encoding RNA polymerase sigma factor RpoD, whose amino-acid sequence MSKTLSKDDLELQKKLEKLVELGKRKGYITYDDIDRTFPPGELDMTESNVLDVVYETLEKNRIEIRDTSDFSNIEEEVKAYLSEGPEIFDSTEPKDLIKMYLRDIGKIRLLTPSEERKLAQRAQKGDKRAKEELIISNLRLVVSMAKRYLGKGLSFLDLIQEGSLGLIKAVEKFDWSKGYKFSTYATWWIRQAITRAIADQARTIRVPVHMVETINKIQKIKREYMQEHGEEPPIEYLAEQVGKPVEKIEEILQATPETLSLETPVGEEDDSSMADFVADESIASPKKEAIRTLMNEEISKLLETLNDREKMVIKMRYGLLDGKSKTLEEVGQYFGVTRERIRQIEVKALRKLRHPSRSRYLRLLQKLTEED is encoded by the coding sequence GTGTCTAAAACTCTCTCTAAGGATGATTTGGAACTTCAAAAGAAGCTCGAGAAATTGGTGGAGCTTGGGAAGAGGAAGGGTTATATAACTTACGATGATATCGACCGCACGTTCCCACCGGGGGAACTAGATATGACCGAAAGCAATGTCTTAGACGTTGTTTATGAAACGCTTGAAAAGAATAGGATTGAAATTCGCGATACGAGCGATTTTTCTAATATCGAAGAAGAGGTTAAGGCTTATCTGAGCGAAGGACCTGAGATATTCGATAGCACCGAGCCAAAAGATTTGATCAAAATGTACTTGAGAGATATAGGAAAGATCAGATTGTTAACACCGTCTGAGGAAAGAAAGCTCGCACAAAGAGCTCAAAAAGGCGATAAGAGGGCGAAAGAAGAGCTCATCATTTCGAACTTAAGATTGGTTGTCAGCATGGCGAAGAGATACCTCGGTAAGGGGCTTTCGTTCTTAGATCTCATTCAAGAAGGTAGCTTGGGATTGATAAAGGCCGTTGAAAAGTTCGATTGGTCGAAGGGTTACAAGTTCTCTACGTATGCTACTTGGTGGATAAGACAAGCTATCACAAGAGCTATCGCAGACCAAGCAAGGACGATCAGGGTGCCAGTCCACATGGTTGAAACGATCAACAAGATACAGAAGATAAAAAGAGAGTACATGCAAGAACATGGTGAAGAACCACCTATCGAATACTTAGCTGAACAGGTTGGAAAACCTGTCGAGAAGATAGAAGAGATATTGCAGGCAACACCGGAGACTTTATCATTGGAAACACCAGTTGGTGAAGAAGACGATTCTTCGATGGCGGATTTCGTAGCTGACGAAAGCATCGCATCGCCAAAAAAAGAGGCAATCAGAACGTTGATGAACGAAGAAATTAGCAAACTGCTCGAAACCCTCAACGATAGGGAAAAAATGGTAATAAAGATGAGATACGGACTTTTGGATGGTAAGTCGAAAACGTTGGAAGAAGTCGGTCAGTACTTCGGCGTTACGCGCGAGAGAATCAGGCAGATAGAGGTTAAGGCGTTGAGAAAACTGAGACATCCATCAAGAAGCAGGTACTTGAGGTTGTTGCAGAAACTTACGGAAGAAGATTGA